A region from the Dehalococcoides mccartyi CG5 genome encodes:
- the pyrR gene encoding bifunctional pyr operon transcriptional regulator/uracil phosphoribosyltransferase PyrR, producing the protein MAQKVILGAEDIRRTLARIAHEILERNQSSRDLVIIGMYTRGVPLANRLAENILRFEGLEIPVGTLDFSLYRDDLDSQRFHPTIKNTDIPFSINNKIVVLVDDVLFTGRSTRAAMDALIDYGRPKAIQLAVLVDRGHRELPVRADYIGKNIPSARDEKIKVRLTETDGQDEVLILDDEAGEV; encoded by the coding sequence ATGGCACAAAAAGTAATACTGGGCGCCGAAGATATCCGCCGGACTTTAGCCCGCATTGCCCATGAAATACTGGAAAGAAACCAGTCCAGCCGGGATTTGGTGATTATCGGCATGTATACCCGGGGCGTACCGCTGGCAAACCGCTTGGCCGAAAATATTCTCCGCTTTGAAGGGCTTGAAATCCCGGTGGGGACACTGGATTTTTCTCTCTACCGTGATGACCTTGATTCCCAGCGTTTCCATCCCACTATCAAAAACACGGATATACCTTTCAGCATAAATAACAAGATAGTGGTGCTGGTAGATGACGTTCTCTTCACAGGGCGTTCCACCCGGGCGGCTATGGATGCACTGATAGATTACGGACGCCCCAAAGCCATCCAGCTGGCAGTACTGGTAGACAGGGGTCACCGCGAACTGCCGGTAAGGGCAGATTACATAGGTAAAAATATACCCAGCGCACGGGACGAGAAGATAAAAGTCCGCCTGACTGAAACTGACGGACAGGACGAGGTACTGATACTGGATGACGAAGCAGGTGAGGTATAA
- a CDS encoding aspartate carbamoyltransferase catalytic subunit, which translates to MTHIPKTPADTETLLSEVQGWKHRHVLDLDNFSREELDMVMQTAGVMLDILSRPVKKVPALKGKTIATLFYEPSTRTRSSFELAAKSLSADVLNLNVSQSSISKGESLLDTLDTLESLGADMVVMRHPLSGAPYLAANNCHANIINAGDGWHAHPSQALLDIFTILRHKSSLEGLKITLIGDIKHSRVAHSNIWGLSKMGAKITLCAPYTLLPEGLNTNSKIFPEVTLETDIKQAVSGADVVMGLRLQRERQQSGLLPGIREYARYFQLNEEILKLAKPNSLVMHPGPVNEDIELSQSVVHGEQSVINEQVKNGVAVRMALFYLCSGSKEI; encoded by the coding sequence ATGACACACATACCCAAGACACCCGCAGACACAGAAACCCTGCTTTCAGAAGTACAAGGCTGGAAACACCGCCATGTACTTGATCTGGATAACTTCAGCCGTGAAGAACTGGATATGGTTATGCAGACAGCCGGCGTTATGCTGGATATCCTGTCCCGCCCGGTAAAGAAAGTGCCGGCACTTAAGGGGAAAACCATAGCTACCCTTTTTTACGAACCTTCCACCCGTACCCGTTCATCATTTGAGCTGGCAGCCAAAAGCCTTTCAGCCGATGTGTTAAACCTGAATGTTTCCCAGAGCAGTATCTCCAAGGGGGAAAGCCTGCTGGATACGCTGGATACGCTGGAATCACTGGGGGCGGATATGGTAGTCATGCGCCACCCCCTGTCAGGAGCGCCTTATCTGGCGGCAAACAACTGCCATGCAAACATTATAAACGCCGGTGACGGCTGGCATGCCCACCCCAGTCAGGCACTGCTGGATATATTTACCATACTAAGGCACAAATCCAGCTTGGAAGGGCTGAAAATAACCCTGATAGGGGATATAAAACACAGCCGGGTAGCCCACTCCAACATCTGGGGGCTAAGCAAAATGGGAGCCAAAATCACCCTGTGCGCCCCGTATACACTGCTACCTGAAGGACTTAATACCAATAGCAAAATCTTCCCTGAAGTCACACTGGAAACAGATATAAAGCAAGCAGTCAGCGGAGCTGACGTGGTAATGGGGCTGCGCCTGCAGCGTGAACGCCAGCAAAGCGGGCTTCTGCCCGGAATACGGGAATATGCCCGCTATTTCCAACTGAACGAAGAAATACTGAAACTGGCAAAACCAAACTCCCTTGTCATGCACCCCGGCCCGGTAAATGAAGATATAGAACTTTCACAGTCTGTAGTGCACGGAGAACAGTCTGTCATAAACGAACAGGTAAAAAACGGGGTAGCGGTACGCATGGCACTCTTCTACCTGTGCAGCGGAAGCAAGGAAATATAA
- a CDS encoding dihydroorotase translates to MKILIKNGRIIDPASGTDNVADLLIENGLVTGISKDISPEKTEKVIDATGKVVCPGFIDLHVHLREPGFEGKETIESGCKAAAAGGFTSICPMPNTNPAADCLPVIDFIKNTATKVSLIRVLPIAAITKGRKGQELSPMGELAEAGVVGFSDDGDYVSGSSLLLNALLYSRTFDLPIMEHCEDACLAEGGLMNEGLLACRLGLKGITNATEEIAVNRDIALAKESGGRLHLCHISTAGSVELVRQAKAAGIRVSAEVTPHHLTLTEAEVNGYNTSAKVNPPLRTQTDIEALIAGLKDGTIDAIATDHAPHTRNDKLCEFGLAANGISGLETALASLMGLVHSGKLSLSLLIEKLTLGPQQVLGEKYQNIGNLKAGSCADVVIFDPDEEWTVDTAKFFSKGKNTPLEGRKLKGRVNTTIACGQIVYQQA, encoded by the coding sequence ATGAAAATACTGATAAAAAACGGACGCATCATAGACCCCGCCAGCGGCACGGATAACGTGGCTGATTTGCTGATTGAGAATGGACTGGTTACCGGAATAAGCAAGGATATCTCTCCCGAAAAAACCGAAAAAGTAATAGACGCCACCGGCAAAGTGGTTTGTCCCGGCTTTATAGACCTGCACGTACACCTGCGTGAACCGGGGTTTGAGGGCAAAGAGACTATTGAAAGCGGGTGCAAAGCAGCCGCAGCCGGCGGTTTTACCTCCATCTGCCCCATGCCCAACACCAATCCCGCAGCAGACTGTTTGCCGGTCATAGATTTTATTAAAAACACTGCCACAAAGGTCTCACTCATACGGGTACTGCCCATTGCCGCCATCACCAAAGGACGCAAAGGACAGGAACTTTCCCCCATGGGAGAACTGGCCGAAGCGGGAGTGGTGGGATTCTCGGATGATGGTGACTATGTATCCGGCAGTTCCCTGCTCTTAAACGCCCTGCTTTACAGCCGAACCTTTGACCTGCCCATTATGGAACACTGTGAAGATGCCTGTCTGGCAGAAGGCGGACTGATGAACGAAGGGCTTCTGGCCTGCCGTCTGGGCTTAAAGGGTATAACCAACGCCACTGAAGAAATTGCCGTAAACAGGGATATTGCCCTTGCCAAAGAAAGCGGCGGGCGGCTGCACCTTTGCCATATCAGCACCGCCGGTTCGGTGGAACTGGTACGCCAAGCCAAAGCCGCAGGCATACGGGTAAGTGCGGAGGTTACTCCCCACCACCTGACCCTGACCGAAGCCGAAGTAAACGGCTACAACACCAGTGCCAAGGTCAACCCGCCGCTTCGCACCCAAACGGATATTGAAGCACTTATAGCTGGGCTTAAGGACGGTACTATAGATGCCATAGCCACAGACCATGCCCCACACACCAGAAATGACAAACTGTGTGAGTTTGGTCTAGCCGCCAACGGCATTTCAGGGCTGGAAACCGCACTTGCCAGCCTGATGGGTCTGGTGCACTCAGGCAAGCTTAGTTTAAGCCTGCTTATAGAGAAGCTGACCCTTGGACCTCAGCAGGTACTGGGTGAAAAATACCAAAATATCGGCAACCTGAAAGCGGGCTCATGCGCAGACGTGGTTATATTTGACCCTGATGAAGAATGGACGGTAGATACCGCCAAATTCTTCTCAAAGGGTAAAAATACACCCCTTGAGGGACGCAAGCTTAAAGGCAGGGTAAATACCACCATTGCCTGCGGCCAGATAGTTTACCAACAAGCATAG
- the carA gene encoding glutamine-hydrolyzing carbamoyl-phosphate synthase small subunit: MTNTAYMVLEDGTVFTGKSFGAETEAIGEVVFNTSMNGYQEMLTDPSYTGQIIVPTYPLIGNYGINPFDNESACIRATAFAVHQECRQPSHYQSTQTVHSFLEKAGIPGISGLDTRAITRKLRLAGVMRGMVTSTKTPEEALKIIRNTPDYGQIDFVRKISTPSPYEWQKEKPSFAGFHVAVLDCGLKYSILNQLKSHGCKVTVLPCTTSPKEIDTLNPDGIVLSPGPGNPELLDYLITTVRHVCEKYPVMGICLGNQLIGRAFGAKTFKLKFGHRGGNHPVKDLESGRVYITSQNHGYSIDPVTLKNDLKVSHLNLNDGTVEGLRHRELPVFSIQYHSEASPGPMDSTYLFKQFVEMIKQTKK, from the coding sequence ATGACGAATACAGCATACATGGTACTGGAGGACGGAACAGTATTTACCGGCAAAAGCTTCGGAGCGGAAACTGAAGCTATAGGCGAAGTAGTCTTCAATACCAGCATGAACGGATATCAGGAAATGCTGACCGACCCTTCGTATACCGGCCAGATTATCGTCCCCACTTACCCCCTTATAGGTAATTACGGGATAAACCCCTTTGATAATGAATCTGCCTGCATCAGAGCAACTGCCTTTGCAGTCCATCAGGAATGCCGCCAGCCCAGCCACTACCAAAGCACCCAAACGGTTCATTCCTTTCTGGAAAAAGCTGGCATACCCGGCATAAGCGGTCTTGATACCCGTGCCATTACCCGCAAACTGCGCTTAGCCGGGGTAATGAGGGGCATGGTAACCAGTACCAAAACACCTGAAGAAGCCCTGAAAATTATCCGCAATACGCCTGACTACGGACAGATTGATTTTGTACGCAAAATAAGCACACCCTCACCATATGAATGGCAGAAAGAAAAGCCCTCTTTTGCCGGCTTCCATGTAGCAGTACTGGACTGCGGGCTTAAGTATTCCATACTTAACCAGCTTAAATCCCACGGCTGCAAGGTAACCGTGTTGCCCTGCACCACCAGCCCCAAAGAAATTGACACACTTAATCCTGACGGCATAGTTCTTTCGCCCGGCCCCGGCAACCCCGAACTGCTGGACTATCTGATAACCACCGTCAGACATGTGTGCGAAAAATACCCCGTCATGGGCATCTGTCTTGGCAACCAGCTGATTGGCAGAGCCTTCGGTGCCAAAACATTTAAACTGAAATTCGGACACCGGGGTGGAAACCACCCGGTCAAAGACCTTGAGAGCGGACGGGTGTATATAACCTCGCAAAACCACGGCTACTCCATTGACCCTGTCACCCTGAAAAATGACCTGAAAGTCAGTCACCTTAACCTGAATGACGGTACTGTGGAGGGGCTTCGCCACCGTGAACTGCCCGTATTCTCTATCCAGTATCACTCTGAGGCCTCACCCGGCCCGATGGATTCCACTTATCTGTTTAAGCAGTTTGTGGAAATGATAAAGCAAACCAAAAAGTAA
- the carB gene encoding carbamoyl-phosphate synthase large subunit yields the protein MNKPKKVLIIGSGPIIIGQAAEFDYAGTQACKAMREEGVESILVNSNPATIMTDENVADRVYIEPLTVESITKIIEKERPDGLLPTLGGQTGLNLAVDLADAGVLAKYNVRSLGTPINTIRTAEDRELFKELLTKIGEPVPPSETVTTAEDALRVAHMIGLPVVIRPAYTLGGTGGGFAHNWDEVEEVAQTGLNASPIHQILVEKSVAGWKEIEYEVMRDGADNCITICNMENFDPMGVHTGDSIVVVPVQTLTNKESQMLRTASIKIIRALGIEGGCNVQLSLNPNGNEYYVIEVNPRVSRSSALASKATGYPIARVASKIAIGKRLDEIPNTVTGKTLACFEPAVDYIVAKIPRFPFDKFALGDRGLGTQMKATGEVMAIDRSFEAAIHKSIRSLEFGKKTVLWEDRSWIMGDDLSTYPLHAHDTRLWTILAALRRGHTPEAIHEKTMVDNWFLYKLKNITDMEKRLLKENLTPLLMLEAKQMGFSDEEIATLSGKLAEQVRQTRLEWNIKPVFKMVDTCAAEFDAATPYFYSTYEDENEAIPQNVKKAVVIGSGPIRIGQGIEFDYCSVHAAWALEKAGLQSIMINSNPETVSTDFDTSNRLYFEALDEESVRDILENENISAPESTPSIVQFGGQTAINLAAPLTRSSNPIIGSSAEAIDLAEDRRRFERLLSEMGIPQAPGAGITSLDEALSIADSIGYPVVVRPSYVLGGRAMEIVSDASDLVRYMSAAIELNTGHPILIDKYLVGKEVEVDAIADGETVFIPGVMEHIERAGVHSGDSMAVYPTQNLNEHDLATITDYTIRIGKALNVRGLMNIQFVVSKDPEGGDNIVYVLEVNPRGSRTVPFLSKVTGVPMVDIAVNVMLGKTINEQGYQNGIMPNTDLVAIKAPVFSMAKLVGVDTYLGPEMKSTGEVMGVDHTFNKALVKTLQAASIMLPETGTLLFSIADRDKAEALPLIRTLHGLGYNFYATEGTAAMITAAGITVKQISKKLDEGHPNIVDIIRNGTVCGVINTMTGGRVPLRDGFYIRRAAAERKVPCFTSMDTAKAAVEALANGNRQITVLPLNEYRQGKSGS from the coding sequence ATGAATAAACCCAAGAAAGTTCTTATTATCGGCTCCGGCCCCATTATCATCGGACAGGCAGCCGAATTTGATTACGCCGGTACCCAGGCCTGCAAAGCCATGCGTGAAGAAGGGGTGGAATCCATACTGGTAAACTCCAACCCGGCTACTATTATGACTGACGAAAATGTTGCGGACAGGGTATATATTGAACCCTTGACCGTTGAATCTATAACCAAAATCATTGAAAAAGAACGGCCGGACGGTTTGCTGCCTACTCTGGGCGGACAAACCGGACTTAATCTGGCGGTAGATCTGGCAGACGCAGGCGTGCTTGCCAAGTACAACGTGCGTTCACTGGGTACACCCATAAATACCATCCGCACCGCCGAAGACCGCGAACTTTTTAAAGAATTGCTGACTAAAATAGGCGAACCTGTTCCTCCTTCGGAAACTGTGACTACAGCCGAAGACGCACTCCGTGTTGCCCATATGATAGGCCTGCCGGTGGTAATACGCCCGGCCTATACCCTTGGCGGCACCGGCGGCGGGTTCGCCCATAACTGGGATGAAGTTGAGGAAGTGGCTCAAACAGGCTTGAATGCCTCACCCATCCACCAGATACTGGTGGAAAAGTCGGTTGCCGGCTGGAAAGAAATTGAATACGAAGTAATGCGTGACGGGGCAGACAACTGCATAACTATCTGCAATATGGAAAACTTTGACCCGATGGGGGTGCATACCGGAGACAGCATTGTAGTTGTGCCCGTCCAGACCCTTACCAACAAAGAGTCCCAGATGCTCCGCACCGCTTCCATCAAGATAATACGGGCATTGGGTATTGAAGGCGGCTGTAACGTACAACTTTCTCTAAACCCGAATGGCAACGAATATTATGTAATTGAGGTTAATCCCAGAGTATCCCGTTCATCAGCCCTAGCCAGCAAGGCCACCGGTTACCCCATTGCCCGGGTGGCTTCCAAGATAGCCATTGGCAAACGGCTGGATGAGATACCAAACACCGTTACCGGCAAAACTCTGGCCTGTTTTGAGCCTGCCGTAGACTATATTGTAGCTAAAATCCCCCGCTTCCCCTTTGACAAATTTGCACTTGGAGACCGGGGCTTAGGCACGCAGATGAAAGCCACCGGGGAAGTCATGGCCATTGACCGCAGTTTTGAAGCGGCTATCCACAAATCCATCCGCTCTCTGGAGTTCGGCAAGAAAACCGTACTCTGGGAAGACCGCAGCTGGATAATGGGAGATGACCTTTCCACCTATCCCCTTCATGCCCATGATACCCGCTTGTGGACAATACTGGCCGCTCTCCGCCGCGGGCATACACCCGAAGCTATCCATGAAAAAACAATGGTAGATAACTGGTTTTTATACAAACTGAAAAATATTACCGACATGGAAAAACGCCTGCTTAAGGAAAATCTGACCCCCCTGCTTATGCTTGAAGCCAAACAAATGGGTTTTTCAGATGAAGAAATAGCCACCCTGTCAGGCAAACTGGCCGAACAGGTCAGGCAGACAAGGCTGGAATGGAATATAAAACCGGTATTCAAAATGGTGGACACCTGTGCCGCCGAATTTGATGCCGCCACTCCATATTTCTACTCCACCTATGAAGATGAAAATGAAGCTATCCCCCAGAATGTTAAAAAAGCAGTGGTTATAGGTTCGGGCCCTATCCGTATAGGACAGGGAATAGAGTTTGACTACTGCTCGGTGCATGCCGCTTGGGCTTTAGAAAAGGCCGGTTTGCAGAGCATTATGATAAACTCCAACCCCGAAACGGTCTCAACAGATTTTGATACCTCAAACCGTCTGTATTTTGAAGCTCTGGACGAAGAAAGTGTTCGGGATATTCTGGAAAATGAAAACATATCCGCACCCGAATCCACTCCCAGCATTGTCCAGTTCGGCGGGCAGACGGCTATAAACTTGGCTGCTCCCCTTACCCGAAGCAGCAATCCCATCATCGGTTCATCAGCCGAGGCTATAGATCTGGCCGAAGACCGCCGCCGTTTTGAACGCCTGCTATCCGAGATGGGCATTCCTCAAGCACCGGGGGCCGGCATAACCAGTCTGGACGAGGCTCTCAGCATAGCCGACAGTATTGGCTACCCGGTGGTAGTCCGCCCAAGTTACGTACTAGGTGGACGGGCTATGGAAATAGTCAGTGATGCATCCGACCTTGTACGCTACATGAGCGCCGCCATAGAGCTGAATACCGGACACCCCATACTGATAGATAAATATCTGGTGGGCAAGGAAGTGGAAGTAGACGCCATTGCAGACGGGGAAACCGTGTTTATCCCCGGCGTTATGGAGCATATTGAACGGGCAGGCGTCCATAGCGGAGACTCCATGGCAGTTTACCCCACCCAAAACCTGAATGAACATGATTTGGCGACCATTACAGACTATACTATTCGCATCGGCAAAGCCCTGAACGTACGCGGGCTTATGAATATCCAGTTTGTAGTCTCCAAAGACCCCGAAGGGGGAGATAATATAGTATATGTACTGGAGGTAAATCCCAGAGGCTCACGAACTGTCCCTTTCCTCTCAAAAGTAACTGGTGTACCCATGGTGGACATAGCTGTAAATGTTATGCTGGGTAAAACTATAAACGAACAGGGCTATCAAAACGGTATTATGCCTAATACGGATTTGGTAGCCATAAAAGCCCCTGTCTTCTCCATGGCAAAGCTGGTGGGGGTGGATACATACCTTGGGCCGGAAATGAAATCCACCGGCGAAGTAATGGGAGTAGACCACACCTTCAATAAAGCTCTGGTAAAAACCTTGCAGGCGGCATCTATAATGCTGCCCGAAACAGGCACTCTCCTATTCAGCATAGCTGACCGTGACAAGGCCGAAGCCCTGCCCCTTATCCGTACCCTGCATGGGCTGGGATATAATTTCTATGCTACCGAAGGCACTGCCGCCATGATAACCGCCGCCGGTATAACAGTTAAGCAGATAAGCAAGAAACTGGACGAGGGTCACCCCAATATTGTGGATATTATCCGTAACGGCACAGTCTGCGGAGTGATAAATACCATGACCGGTGGCAGAGTACCCCTGCGGGACGGTTTTTATATCCGCCGGGCAGCCGCCGAACGCAAAGTGCCTTGCTTTACCTCTATGGATACCGCCAAAGCCGCTGTGGAAGCTCTGGCAAACGGCAACCGCCAGATAACAGTCTTGCCCTTAAATGAATACCGCCAGGGCAAAAGCGGCAGTTAG
- a CDS encoding dihydroorotate dehydrogenase electron transfer subunit has protein sequence MTTTQLNQLSAGVIENEEVMPGICLMWLEAPEIAAVASPGQFVMLSCGGENLLRRPISIYQCLRETGLIALMYAVVGSGTNWLSKLQTGDSLSVLGPLGNGFRISEQSRHLLLLGGGLGIAPLRFLADEALKQGKRVSLIQGAKTELQVCPAHLLPEEASCHITTENGAMGRKGLITRHLAEFLADADQIIACGPMPMLKALSKESGLTQKDVQVSLEVRMACGLGICYGCAVKTTKGMKTVCHDGPVFDIQDIYWDEVKI, from the coding sequence GTGACGACTACCCAGCTAAACCAGCTTTCAGCCGGTGTAATTGAAAATGAAGAGGTCATGCCCGGCATCTGCCTGATGTGGCTTGAAGCACCCGAAATAGCCGCCGTTGCCAGCCCGGGGCAGTTTGTAATGCTATCCTGCGGCGGTGAAAACCTGCTCAGGCGGCCTATTTCCATCTACCAGTGCCTCAGGGAAACAGGGCTTATCGCCCTGATGTATGCAGTGGTAGGCAGCGGCACAAACTGGCTCAGCAAACTCCAAACCGGAGACAGCCTTTCGGTACTGGGGCCTTTGGGCAACGGGTTCAGGATAAGCGAACAAAGCCGACACCTGCTTCTGCTGGGAGGAGGACTGGGTATAGCCCCTCTCCGTTTTCTGGCAGACGAAGCCTTGAAGCAGGGCAAACGGGTCAGCCTGATACAGGGGGCCAAAACCGAGCTTCAGGTTTGCCCCGCCCACCTGCTTCCGGAAGAAGCCAGTTGCCATATTACCACTGAAAACGGGGCTATGGGCAGAAAAGGGCTTATCACCCGCCATCTGGCGGAGTTTCTGGCGGATGCAGACCAGATAATAGCCTGCGGACCTATGCCCATGCTGAAAGCCCTTTCCAAGGAAAGCGGACTTACCCAAAAAGACGTGCAGGTTTCACTGGAAGTACGTATGGCCTGCGGTCTGGGTATCTGCTACGGCTGTGCTGTAAAAACCACCAAAGGTATGAAAACTGTCTGTCACGACGGGCCGGTATTTGATATACAGGATATCTATTGGGACGAAGTCAAGATATAA
- the folE gene encoding GTP cyclohydrolase I FolE, with protein sequence MFDEQAIKQSVQNILVAIGEDPDREGLKETPRRVAQMYTELFSGMNQDPAEVLRVGYELGHREMVIVKDIPFYSMCEHHLLPFSGVVHIGYIPNIDGRVVGISKLARVVEIYAKRPQIQERMATQIADAIMDGLKCDGVAVVIEAEHMCMVMRGIKKPGSRVITSALRGSFHKSPAARAEFLSLIQHKG encoded by the coding sequence ATGTTTGATGAACAGGCAATAAAACAGTCGGTACAAAATATTCTGGTAGCTATTGGCGAAGACCCGGATAGGGAGGGGCTCAAAGAAACTCCCAGACGGGTAGCCCAGATGTATACTGAGCTGTTTTCAGGTATGAACCAAGACCCGGCAGAAGTTTTGCGGGTTGGATACGAACTTGGCCACCGCGAGATGGTTATTGTAAAAGATATACCTTTTTACTCTATGTGCGAGCATCACCTTCTGCCCTTTTCGGGGGTAGTCCATATAGGTTATATCCCCAACATTGACGGGCGGGTAGTAGGAATAAGCAAGCTTGCCAGAGTGGTTGAAATTTATGCCAAACGCCCCCAGATACAGGAACGCATGGCCACCCAGATTGCGGACGCTATTATGGACGGGCTTAAATGTGACGGAGTGGCCGTAGTGATAGAGGCCGAACACATGTGCATGGTGATGCGGGGCATCAAAAAGCCCGGCAGCCGGGTGATAACCTCGGCACTTCGCGGTAGTTTCCATAAGTCACCCGCTGCCAGAGCAGAGTTTCTTTCGCTTATCCAGCACAAGGGCTAA
- the thrC gene encoding threonine synthase, with product MKQGVIEHYRKYLPVTDKTPSLTLGEGDTPLVRCLKLEKELGVGELYFKLEGCNPTGSFKDRGMVMAVAKAIEDGFKAVVCASTGNTSASATAYAAASGLESIIIIPSGKIALGKLAQAIVYGAKIIQIKGNFDQALQIVFKLTEKHKVALVNSVNPYRIEGQKTAAFEIVDALGKAPDYLFIPVGNAGNITAYWKGFKEYHQLGKAASLPKMMGFQAEGAAPIVRGHAIAEPETLATAIRIGNPASWKKAEEARDESVGLIDMVSDAEIMAAYHKMASAGIFGEPASAAPLAGLIKRIKGGQDFSASQIVCVVTGNGLKDSDIAIKGAGGFSETEASLGAVEKVLGW from the coding sequence ATGAAACAGGGTGTCATTGAACATTACCGGAAATATCTGCCGGTTACAGATAAAACCCCGTCACTTACTCTGGGTGAGGGCGATACCCCGTTGGTACGTTGCCTAAAACTGGAAAAAGAACTGGGGGTAGGTGAGCTGTATTTCAAGCTGGAGGGCTGCAATCCTACTGGTTCTTTCAAAGACAGGGGTATGGTAATGGCGGTTGCCAAGGCTATTGAAGATGGGTTTAAAGCGGTTGTGTGTGCTTCCACCGGCAATACCAGTGCTTCGGCTACCGCATATGCGGCCGCAAGCGGTCTTGAGTCTATAATAATCATACCGTCCGGCAAAATAGCCCTTGGCAAACTGGCTCAGGCTATTGTTTATGGGGCAAAAATCATCCAGATAAAAGGCAACTTTGACCAAGCCCTGCAGATAGTCTTCAAACTTACTGAAAAGCACAAGGTGGCTCTGGTTAACTCGGTTAATCCATACCGTATAGAAGGCCAGAAAACCGCCGCTTTTGAGATTGTAGACGCTTTGGGCAAAGCACCTGACTATCTCTTTATACCGGTGGGCAACGCCGGCAATATTACTGCCTACTGGAAGGGTTTTAAAGAATACCACCAGTTGGGCAAAGCAGCTTCACTTCCCAAAATGATGGGCTTTCAGGCTGAAGGGGCTGCTCCCATTGTACGCGGTCACGCCATTGCCGAGCCTGAAACACTGGCCACTGCTATCCGCATCGGCAACCCTGCTTCTTGGAAAAAGGCCGAAGAAGCCAGAGATGAATCAGTCGGGCTGATAGATATGGTTTCAGATGCTGAAATAATGGCCGCTTATCATAAAATGGCTTCTGCCGGTATTTTTGGCGAACCTGCTTCCGCCGCACCCTTGGCCGGGCTGATAAAACGGATAAAGGGCGGTCAGGATTTTTCCGCAAGCCAGATAGTCTGTGTAGTTACCGGAAACGGCCTGAAGGACAGTGATATTGCTATAAAAGGGGCGGGAGGTTTTTCCGAAACCGAAGCCAGCCTTGGGGCAGTGGAAAAAGTACTGGGCTGGTAG